A section of the Saccopteryx leptura isolate mSacLep1 chromosome 4, mSacLep1_pri_phased_curated, whole genome shotgun sequence genome encodes:
- the RBBP6 gene encoding E3 ubiquitin-protein ligase RBBP6 isoform X1, whose protein sequence is MSCVHYKFSSKLNYDTVTFDGLHISLCDLKKQIMGREKLKAADSDLQITNAQTKEDYTDDNALIPKNSSVIVRRIPFGGVKSTSKTYVISRTEPVIGTSKAIDDSSASISLAQLTKTANLAEANASEEDKIKAMMSQSGHEYDPINYMKKPLGPPPPSYTCFRCGKPGHYIKNCPTNGDKNFESGPRIKKSTGIPRSFMMEVKDPNMKGAMLTNTGKYAIPTIDAEAYAIGKKEKPPFLPEEPSSSSEEDDPIPDELLCLICKDIMTDAVVIPCCGNSYCDECIRTALLESDDHTCPACHQNHVSPDGLIANKFLRQAVNNFKNETGYTKRLRKQLPPPPPPVPPPRPLIQRNLQPLMRSPISRQQDPLMLPVTSSSAHPASVSSLTSSASSLAPVGPGSVSSGPAPVPDITATVSISVHSEKPDGPFRDSDGKMLPASALAAEHPKGASSIAISALMEEKGYQVPVLGAPSLLGQSLLHGQLIPTTGPVRINAGRPGGGRPGWEHSNKLGYLVSPPQQMRRGERSCYRSINRGRHHSERSQRTQGPSLPTTPVFVPVPPPPLYPPPPHTLPLPGVPPPQFSPQFPPGQPPAAGYSVPPPGFPPAPASLSTPWVSSGVQTAHANTIPTTQAPPLSREEFYREQRRLKEEEKKKSKLDEFTNDFAKELMEYKKIQKERRRSFSRSKSPYSGSSYSRSSYTYSKSRSGSTRSRSYSRSFSRSHSRSYSRSPPYPRRGRGKSRNYRSRSRSHGYHRSRSRSPPYRRYHSRSRSPQAFRAQSPNKRAVPQGDTEREYFNRYREVPPPYDMKAYYGRSVDFRDPFEKERYREWERKYREWYEKFYKGYAAGAQARPSANRENFSPERFLPLNVRNSPFTRGRREEYSGAQGHRSRNLGGAYPEKLSTRDSHNQRDGPKSREKESEGPGDSKGSKHKKHRRRRKGEESEGLLNPELPEARKPREPASGEESKPDALFAPPSRDDATPVRDEPMDAEAIPFKSVSEKDRREKDRPKGKGDKSKRKNDGSAASKKESVVKPGKGSQENPEEEREKSPRSEPPAKKAKEEPPKTDSTKSSSSSSQKEDKSAGTPRKAHSKSAKEHQELKPVKEEKGKKDYPKDTKPEKPPSKEDKAKKPNEKSKPPDSKAEKRKRKTEEKGADKDFESSSTKLSKLEVTEIAKPSPKRKMEPDLEKMDRTPEKDKMSSSAAPAKKIKLNRETGKKIGSTENLSNTKEPSEKLESTSSKVKQEKVKGKARRKAAGAEGSTLVDYTSTSSTGGSPVRKSEEKTDTKRTVIKTMEEYNNDNTAPAEDVIIMIQVPQSKWDKDDFESEEEDVKATQPVSSVGKPSSIIKNVSTKPANPAKYPEKDSEPAEKLQKLAKEMSHELLQHEAKGSKSAVSSDKGKGRDREHPAPEKDTAEKRRGGAPVERDGGADRPTEQGHAKGSSQSSKETRASEKHDSSRGPSSRDFTPSRDKKADYDSREYSSSKRRDERGEPARRKDSPPRSKDSASGQKTKPREERDLPKKATGDSKKSASSPSRDKKPHDHSKATYDTKRLSEETKPVDKNPGKDREKHVSETRNSKEPGGNKLLHILNPPDPATEKEPAPGPGDKTDKNAAKPKAQSSHSSRLSSDLTRETDEAAFEPDYNESDSESNTSVREEDASAKTSKEPKEKVVEKARASPDPASAAAATTTTTTATGQATATAAGAQSQSSPSVSPSRSHSPSGSQTRSRSSSASSAGSQDSKKKKKKKEKKKHKKHKKHKKHKKHAGPEADLEKSQKHKHKKKKSKKSKDKDKEKEKEKDDQKAKSAPA, encoded by the exons ATGTCTTGTGTGCATTATAAATTCTCTTCCAAACTCAACTACGACACCGTCACCTTCGATGGGCTGCACATCTCCCTCTGCGACCTCAAGAAGCAGATAATGGGGAGAGAGAAGCTGAAAGCCGCCGACAGCGACCTGCAGATCACCAACGCGCAGACCAAGGAAG ACTATACTGATGATAATGCTCTAATTCCGAAGAATTCATCTGTAATTGTTAGAAGAATTCCCTTTGGAGGTGTTAAATCTACAAGCAAGACATATGTTAT aagtcGAACTGAACCAGTGATTGGAACTTCAAAAGCA ATTGATGACTCTTCTGCATCTATTTCTCTGGCCCAGCTTACaaag ACCGCCAATCTGGCTGAAGCCAATGCTTCTgaagaagataaaattaaagCAATGATGTCGCAATCTGGCCATGAATACGACCCCATCAA tTACATGAAGAAACCCCTAGGCCCACCACCTCCGTCCTATACCTGTTTCCGTTGTGGTAAACCCGGCCATTACATTAAGAATTGCCCGACAAACGGG GATAAGAACTTTGAATCTGGTCCTAGGATTAAAAAAAGCACTGGGATTCCCAGGAGTTTCATGATGGAAGTGAAGGACCCGAACATGAAGGGTGCCATGCTCACCAACACGGGGAAGTACGCCATACCGACTATCGACGC GGAAGCGTACGCAATTGGGAAGAAGGAGAAGCCCCCGTTCTTACCGGAGGAGCCGTCCTCCTCCTCCGAAGAAGATGATCCCATCCCAGACGAACTGCTGTGTCTCATCTGCAAAGACATCATGACTGACGCGGTGGTCATCCCCTGCTGCGGCAACAGCTACTGCGACGAAT GTATAAGAACAGCACTCTTGGAATCAGATGACCATACATGTCCAGCGTGTCACCAAAATCATGTCTCTCCTGATGGTTTAATTGCCAATAAATTCTTACGGCAG GCTGTTAATAACTTCAAAAATGAAACGGGTTATACAAAAAGACTACGAAAACAGTTACCCCCACCGCCGCCCCCAGTCCCACCCCCGAGACCCCTCATTCAGCGGAACCTGCAGCCGCTGATGAGGTCCCCGATATCGAGACAGCAGGACCCTCTGATGCTTCCTGTGACATCCTCGTCAGCTCACCCCGCCTCCGTGTCCTCGTTGACCTCCAGTGCGTCCTCCTTGGCCCCCGTGGGGCCTGGCAGCGTGTCCTCTGGCCCCGCGCCCGTACCTGACATCACGGCCACGGTCTCCATATCGGTCCACTCAGAGAAGCCAGACGGACCTTTCCG GGATTCTGACGGTAAAATGTTGCCGGCCTCGGCCCTAGCGGCAGAGCACCCGAAGGGAGCCTCTTCGATCGCGATCTCGGCTCTTATGGAGGAGAAG GGTTACCAGGTGCCGGTGCTGGGAGCCCCTTCTTTGCTGGGACAGTCATTACTGCACGGGCAGTTGATCCCGACGACTG GTCCAGTAAGAATAAATGCTGGCCGTCCAGGTGGTGGCCGGCCAGGATGGGAAca CTCCAACAAGCTGGGGTATCTGGTTTCTCCGCCACAAcagatgagaagaggggagagaagctgcTACAG AAGTATAAACCGTGGACGACACCACAGCGAAAGATCACAGAGAACGCAAGGCCCGTCACTACCAACAACGCCTGTCTTTGTGCCCGTCCCGCCCCCTCCTCTGTACCCACCGCCCCCGCACACACTGCCACTGCCAGGTGTTCCTCCCCCGCAGTTCTCTCCGCAGTTCCCTCCCGGCCAGCCGCCCGCTGCGGGGTATAGCGTCCCTCCCCCGGGGTTCCCTCCCGCGCCAGCCAGTTTGTCCACACCCTGGGTGTCGTCAGGCGTGCAGACCGCTCACGCAAACACCATCCCCACCACACAAGCACCGCCGCTGTCCAGGGAAGAGTTCTATCGAGAGCAGCGACGGCTGAAAGAAGA ggaaaagaaaaagtccaAGCTAGATGAGTTTACAAATGATTTTGCTAAGGAATTGATGGAATACAAAAAGATTCAAAAGGAGCGTAGGCGCTCATTTTCCAG gtctaAATCTCCCTATAGTGGTTCCTCATATTCAAGAAGTTCTTATACTTACTCTAAGTCAAGATCCGGTTCAACGCGGTCACGTTCTTACTCTCGGTCCTTTAGCCGCTCGCACTCCCGTTCCTACTCACGGTCACCTCCGTACCCCAGAAGAGGCCGAGGCAAGAGTCGAAATTACCGTTCACGGTCTAGATCCCATGGATATCACCGGTCTAGGTCCAGGTCACCCCCCTACAGAAGATACCATTCACGATCAAGATCCCCTCAAGCGTTTAGAGCCCAGTCTCCCAATAAACGCGCGGTACCTCAAGGGGACACGGAGCGTGAATATTTCAATAGGTACAGAGAAGTTCCACCGCCTTACGACATGAAAGCCTATTACGGGAGGAGCGTTGACTTCCGAGACCCGTTTGAGAAGGAGCGTTACCGCGAGTGGGAGCGGAAGTACCGCGAGTGGTACGAGAAGTTCTACAAAGGCTACGCGGCCGGGGCCCAGGCTCGGCCGTCTGCAAACAGAGAGAACTTCTCTCCGGAGAGGTTCCTGCCGCTGAACGTCAGGAACTCCCCGTTCACGAGAGGCCGCAGAGAAGAGTATTCCGGCGCGCAGGGTCATCGAAGTCGAAACTTAGGGGGCGCCTATCCAGAGAAGCTGTCCACACGGGACAGTCACAACCAGAGGGACGGCCCCAAGTCCAGGGAGAAGGAGAGCGAGGGCCCCGGGGACAGCAAAGGCAGCAAGCACAAGAAGCACCGGCGGCGGCGGAAGGGGGAGGAGAGCGAGGGCCTCCTCAACCCAGAGCTGCCGGAGGCCAGGAAGCCGCGGGAGCCTGCCAGTGGGGAGGAGAGCAAGCCGGACGCGCTGTTCGCTCCGCCCAGCAGGGATGACGCGACGCCGGTCCGCGACGAGCCCATGGACGCCGAGGCCATCCCTTTCAAGTCTGTGTCCGagaaggacaggagagagaaggatagaccaAAAGGAAAAGGCGACAAGAGCAAACGGAAAAACGATGGGTCCGCCGCGTCCAAGAAAGAGAGCGTCGTCAAACCGGGGAAGGGGTCCCAGGAAAACCCGGAGGAGGAGCGTGAAAAATCGCCCCGGTCCGAACCGCCCGCAAAAAAAGCCAAAGAGGAGCCCCCGAAGACGGACAGCACCAAGTCGTCATCGTCCTCCTCTCAGAAGGAGGACAAGAGCGCCGGCACCCCCAGGAAGGCGCACTCCAAGTCGGCCAAAGAGCACCAGGAGCTGAAGCCCGtcaaggaggagaaggggaagaaggactACCCCAAAGACACCAAGCCAGAAAAGCCGCCCAGCAAGGAAGACAAGGCCAAGAAGCCGAACGAGAAGAGTAAGCCGCCAGACAGCAAGGccgaaaaaagaaagaggaaaacggAAGAAAAGGGTGCAGATAAAGATTTTGAGTCCTCGTCCACAAAACTCTCTAAACTGGAAGTGACGGAGATAGCGAAGCCGTCGCCTAAGCGCAAGATGGAACCTGACCTCGAGAAGATGGATAGGACCCCGGAGAAGGACAAAATGTCCTCGTCAGCAGCCCCAGCCAAGAAAATCAAGCTCAACAGAGAAACCGGGAAAAAAATCGGAAGTACAGAAAATTTATCGAACACAAAAGAACCCTCTGAAAAATTGGAGTCCACATCTAGCAAAGTGAAACAAGAAAAAGTCAAAGGAAAGGCCAGGCGGAAGGCCGCGGGAGCCGAGGGCTCCACCCTCGTGGACTACACCAG cacaaGTTCAACTGGAGGCAGCCCTGTGAGAAAATCTGAGGAAAAGACAGATACAAAGCGAACTGTCATCAAGACCATGGAAGAATACAATAATGACAACACGGCCCCTGCCGAGGATGTCATCATCATGATCCAGGTTCCTCAGTCCAAGTGGGACAAGGACGACTTTGAGTCGGAAGAAGAGGATGTTAAAGCCACACAGCCCGTGTCGAGTGTCGGGAAGCCTTCCAGCATCATCAAGAACGTCAGCACCAAGCCGGCAAACCCAGCCAAGTACCCCGAGAAGGACAGCGAGCCGGCAGAGAAGCTTCAGAAGCTCGCCAAGGAGATGAGCCATGAGCTCCTGCAGCACGAGGCCAAGGGTTCGAAGAGCGCTGTGTCCAGCGACAAAGGGAAAGGCAGAGACCGCGAGCACCCCGCACCGGAGAAGGACACCGCCGAGAAGAGGAGGGGCGGCGCCCCGGTGGAGAGGGACGGGGGCGCGGACCGCCCGACCGAGCAGGGACACGCGAAAGGCTCGTCTCAGTCTTCCAAAGAGACGCGGGCTTCAGAGAAGCACGATTCCTCCCGGGGGCCCTCCAGCAGAGACTTCACTCCCAGCAGAGACAAGAAGGCGGACTACGACAGCAGGGAGTACTCGAGCTCCAAACGCAGGGACGAGAGGGGTGAGCCAGCAAGGAGGAAAGACTCTCCTCCTCGGAGCAAGGACTCCGCGTCCGGACAGAAAACGAAGCCCCGGGAGGAGAGAGATTTGCCTAAAAAAGCAACAGGGGACTCCAAGAAAAGTGCTTCTAGTCCCTCGAGAGACAAAAAACCTCATGATCACAGTAAAGCCACTTACGATACTAAACGCTTAAGTGAGGAGACAAAGCCCGTGGATAAGAACCCTGGTAAGGATCGTGAGAAGCACGTGTCGGAAACGAGGAACAGCAAAGAGCCAGGCGGCAATAAGTTACTTCACATCCTTAACCCGCCGGACCCAGCAACGGAGAAGGAGCCGGCCCCTGGGCCCGGTGACAAGACGGACAAGAACGCCGCCAAGCCCAAAGCCCAGTCCAGCCACTCCTCGCGGCTGTCCTCCGACCTCACCAGAGAGACCGATGAGGCCGCCTTCGAACCAGACTATAACGAGAGCGACAGCGAGAGCAACACCTCGGTCAGAGAGGAGGACGCCTCCGCCAAGACGTCGAAGGAACCGAAGGAGAAGgtcgtggagaaggccagggcgaGCCCAGACCCTGCCTCCGCTGCTGCCGccaccaccacaaccaccaccGCCACTGGCCAGGCCACGGCCACGGCCGCCGGGGCCCAGAGCCAGAGCAGCCCGAGCGTCAGCCCCAGCAGAAGCCACAGCCCCTCCGGGAGCCAGACGCGAAGCCGCAGCAGCAGCGCCAGCTCCGCGGGCAGCCAGGAcagcaagaagaagaagaagaagaaggagaagaagaagcacAAGAAGCACAAGAAACACAAGAAGCATAAGAAGCACGCTGGCCCCGAAGCGGACTTGGAGAAGAGCCAGAAACACAAACACAAGAAGAAGAAGTCCAAGAAGAGCAAGGACAAGgacaaggagaaggagaaggagaaagacgACCAAAAAGCGAAATCTGCCCCGGCGTAG
- the RBBP6 gene encoding E3 ubiquitin-protein ligase RBBP6 isoform X2, whose amino-acid sequence MSCVHYKFSSKLNYDTVTFDGLHISLCDLKKQIMGREKLKAADSDLQITNAQTKEDYTDDNALIPKNSSVIVRRIPFGGVKSTSKTYVISRTEPVIGTSKAIDDSSASISLAQLTKTANLAEANASEEDKIKAMMSQSGHEYDPINYMKKPLGPPPPSYTCFRCGKPGHYIKNCPTNGDKNFESGPRIKKSTGIPRSFMMEVKDPNMKGAMLTNTGKYAIPTIDAEAYAIGKKEKPPFLPEEPSSSSEEDDPIPDELLCLICKDIMTDAVVIPCCGNSYCDECIRTALLESDDHTCPACHQNHVSPDGLIANKFLRQAVNNFKNETGYTKRLRKQLPPPPPPVPPPRPLIQRNLQPLMRSPISRQQDPLMLPVTSSSAHPASVSSLTSSASSLAPVGPGSVSSGPAPVPDITATVSISVHSEKPDGPFRDSDGKMLPASALAAEHPKGASSIAISALMEEKGYQVPVLGAPSLLGQSLLHGQLIPTTGPVRINAGRPGGGRPGWEHSNKLGYLVSPPQQMRRGERSCYRSINRGRHHSERSQRTQGPSLPTTPVFVPVPPPPLYPPPPHTLPLPGVPPPQFSPQFPPGQPPAAGYSVPPPGFPPAPASLSTPWVSSGVQTAHANTIPTTQAPPLSREEFYREQRRLKEESKSPYSGSSYSRSSYTYSKSRSGSTRSRSYSRSFSRSHSRSYSRSPPYPRRGRGKSRNYRSRSRSHGYHRSRSRSPPYRRYHSRSRSPQAFRAQSPNKRAVPQGDTEREYFNRYREVPPPYDMKAYYGRSVDFRDPFEKERYREWERKYREWYEKFYKGYAAGAQARPSANRENFSPERFLPLNVRNSPFTRGRREEYSGAQGHRSRNLGGAYPEKLSTRDSHNQRDGPKSREKESEGPGDSKGSKHKKHRRRRKGEESEGLLNPELPEARKPREPASGEESKPDALFAPPSRDDATPVRDEPMDAEAIPFKSVSEKDRREKDRPKGKGDKSKRKNDGSAASKKESVVKPGKGSQENPEEEREKSPRSEPPAKKAKEEPPKTDSTKSSSSSSQKEDKSAGTPRKAHSKSAKEHQELKPVKEEKGKKDYPKDTKPEKPPSKEDKAKKPNEKSKPPDSKAEKRKRKTEEKGADKDFESSSTKLSKLEVTEIAKPSPKRKMEPDLEKMDRTPEKDKMSSSAAPAKKIKLNRETGKKIGSTENLSNTKEPSEKLESTSSKVKQEKVKGKARRKAAGAEGSTLVDYTSTSSTGGSPVRKSEEKTDTKRTVIKTMEEYNNDNTAPAEDVIIMIQVPQSKWDKDDFESEEEDVKATQPVSSVGKPSSIIKNVSTKPANPAKYPEKDSEPAEKLQKLAKEMSHELLQHEAKGSKSAVSSDKGKGRDREHPAPEKDTAEKRRGGAPVERDGGADRPTEQGHAKGSSQSSKETRASEKHDSSRGPSSRDFTPSRDKKADYDSREYSSSKRRDERGEPARRKDSPPRSKDSASGQKTKPREERDLPKKATGDSKKSASSPSRDKKPHDHSKATYDTKRLSEETKPVDKNPGKDREKHVSETRNSKEPGGNKLLHILNPPDPATEKEPAPGPGDKTDKNAAKPKAQSSHSSRLSSDLTRETDEAAFEPDYNESDSESNTSVREEDASAKTSKEPKEKVVEKARASPDPASAAAATTTTTTATGQATATAAGAQSQSSPSVSPSRSHSPSGSQTRSRSSSASSAGSQDSKKKKKKKEKKKHKKHKKHKKHKKHAGPEADLEKSQKHKHKKKKSKKSKDKDKEKEKEKDDQKAKSAPA is encoded by the exons ATGTCTTGTGTGCATTATAAATTCTCTTCCAAACTCAACTACGACACCGTCACCTTCGATGGGCTGCACATCTCCCTCTGCGACCTCAAGAAGCAGATAATGGGGAGAGAGAAGCTGAAAGCCGCCGACAGCGACCTGCAGATCACCAACGCGCAGACCAAGGAAG ACTATACTGATGATAATGCTCTAATTCCGAAGAATTCATCTGTAATTGTTAGAAGAATTCCCTTTGGAGGTGTTAAATCTACAAGCAAGACATATGTTAT aagtcGAACTGAACCAGTGATTGGAACTTCAAAAGCA ATTGATGACTCTTCTGCATCTATTTCTCTGGCCCAGCTTACaaag ACCGCCAATCTGGCTGAAGCCAATGCTTCTgaagaagataaaattaaagCAATGATGTCGCAATCTGGCCATGAATACGACCCCATCAA tTACATGAAGAAACCCCTAGGCCCACCACCTCCGTCCTATACCTGTTTCCGTTGTGGTAAACCCGGCCATTACATTAAGAATTGCCCGACAAACGGG GATAAGAACTTTGAATCTGGTCCTAGGATTAAAAAAAGCACTGGGATTCCCAGGAGTTTCATGATGGAAGTGAAGGACCCGAACATGAAGGGTGCCATGCTCACCAACACGGGGAAGTACGCCATACCGACTATCGACGC GGAAGCGTACGCAATTGGGAAGAAGGAGAAGCCCCCGTTCTTACCGGAGGAGCCGTCCTCCTCCTCCGAAGAAGATGATCCCATCCCAGACGAACTGCTGTGTCTCATCTGCAAAGACATCATGACTGACGCGGTGGTCATCCCCTGCTGCGGCAACAGCTACTGCGACGAAT GTATAAGAACAGCACTCTTGGAATCAGATGACCATACATGTCCAGCGTGTCACCAAAATCATGTCTCTCCTGATGGTTTAATTGCCAATAAATTCTTACGGCAG GCTGTTAATAACTTCAAAAATGAAACGGGTTATACAAAAAGACTACGAAAACAGTTACCCCCACCGCCGCCCCCAGTCCCACCCCCGAGACCCCTCATTCAGCGGAACCTGCAGCCGCTGATGAGGTCCCCGATATCGAGACAGCAGGACCCTCTGATGCTTCCTGTGACATCCTCGTCAGCTCACCCCGCCTCCGTGTCCTCGTTGACCTCCAGTGCGTCCTCCTTGGCCCCCGTGGGGCCTGGCAGCGTGTCCTCTGGCCCCGCGCCCGTACCTGACATCACGGCCACGGTCTCCATATCGGTCCACTCAGAGAAGCCAGACGGACCTTTCCG GGATTCTGACGGTAAAATGTTGCCGGCCTCGGCCCTAGCGGCAGAGCACCCGAAGGGAGCCTCTTCGATCGCGATCTCGGCTCTTATGGAGGAGAAG GGTTACCAGGTGCCGGTGCTGGGAGCCCCTTCTTTGCTGGGACAGTCATTACTGCACGGGCAGTTGATCCCGACGACTG GTCCAGTAAGAATAAATGCTGGCCGTCCAGGTGGTGGCCGGCCAGGATGGGAAca CTCCAACAAGCTGGGGTATCTGGTTTCTCCGCCACAAcagatgagaagaggggagagaagctgcTACAG AAGTATAAACCGTGGACGACACCACAGCGAAAGATCACAGAGAACGCAAGGCCCGTCACTACCAACAACGCCTGTCTTTGTGCCCGTCCCGCCCCCTCCTCTGTACCCACCGCCCCCGCACACACTGCCACTGCCAGGTGTTCCTCCCCCGCAGTTCTCTCCGCAGTTCCCTCCCGGCCAGCCGCCCGCTGCGGGGTATAGCGTCCCTCCCCCGGGGTTCCCTCCCGCGCCAGCCAGTTTGTCCACACCCTGGGTGTCGTCAGGCGTGCAGACCGCTCACGCAAACACCATCCCCACCACACAAGCACCGCCGCTGTCCAGGGAAGAGTTCTATCGAGAGCAGCGACGGCTGAAAGAAGA gtctaAATCTCCCTATAGTGGTTCCTCATATTCAAGAAGTTCTTATACTTACTCTAAGTCAAGATCCGGTTCAACGCGGTCACGTTCTTACTCTCGGTCCTTTAGCCGCTCGCACTCCCGTTCCTACTCACGGTCACCTCCGTACCCCAGAAGAGGCCGAGGCAAGAGTCGAAATTACCGTTCACGGTCTAGATCCCATGGATATCACCGGTCTAGGTCCAGGTCACCCCCCTACAGAAGATACCATTCACGATCAAGATCCCCTCAAGCGTTTAGAGCCCAGTCTCCCAATAAACGCGCGGTACCTCAAGGGGACACGGAGCGTGAATATTTCAATAGGTACAGAGAAGTTCCACCGCCTTACGACATGAAAGCCTATTACGGGAGGAGCGTTGACTTCCGAGACCCGTTTGAGAAGGAGCGTTACCGCGAGTGGGAGCGGAAGTACCGCGAGTGGTACGAGAAGTTCTACAAAGGCTACGCGGCCGGGGCCCAGGCTCGGCCGTCTGCAAACAGAGAGAACTTCTCTCCGGAGAGGTTCCTGCCGCTGAACGTCAGGAACTCCCCGTTCACGAGAGGCCGCAGAGAAGAGTATTCCGGCGCGCAGGGTCATCGAAGTCGAAACTTAGGGGGCGCCTATCCAGAGAAGCTGTCCACACGGGACAGTCACAACCAGAGGGACGGCCCCAAGTCCAGGGAGAAGGAGAGCGAGGGCCCCGGGGACAGCAAAGGCAGCAAGCACAAGAAGCACCGGCGGCGGCGGAAGGGGGAGGAGAGCGAGGGCCTCCTCAACCCAGAGCTGCCGGAGGCCAGGAAGCCGCGGGAGCCTGCCAGTGGGGAGGAGAGCAAGCCGGACGCGCTGTTCGCTCCGCCCAGCAGGGATGACGCGACGCCGGTCCGCGACGAGCCCATGGACGCCGAGGCCATCCCTTTCAAGTCTGTGTCCGagaaggacaggagagagaaggatagaccaAAAGGAAAAGGCGACAAGAGCAAACGGAAAAACGATGGGTCCGCCGCGTCCAAGAAAGAGAGCGTCGTCAAACCGGGGAAGGGGTCCCAGGAAAACCCGGAGGAGGAGCGTGAAAAATCGCCCCGGTCCGAACCGCCCGCAAAAAAAGCCAAAGAGGAGCCCCCGAAGACGGACAGCACCAAGTCGTCATCGTCCTCCTCTCAGAAGGAGGACAAGAGCGCCGGCACCCCCAGGAAGGCGCACTCCAAGTCGGCCAAAGAGCACCAGGAGCTGAAGCCCGtcaaggaggagaaggggaagaaggactACCCCAAAGACACCAAGCCAGAAAAGCCGCCCAGCAAGGAAGACAAGGCCAAGAAGCCGAACGAGAAGAGTAAGCCGCCAGACAGCAAGGccgaaaaaagaaagaggaaaacggAAGAAAAGGGTGCAGATAAAGATTTTGAGTCCTCGTCCACAAAACTCTCTAAACTGGAAGTGACGGAGATAGCGAAGCCGTCGCCTAAGCGCAAGATGGAACCTGACCTCGAGAAGATGGATAGGACCCCGGAGAAGGACAAAATGTCCTCGTCAGCAGCCCCAGCCAAGAAAATCAAGCTCAACAGAGAAACCGGGAAAAAAATCGGAAGTACAGAAAATTTATCGAACACAAAAGAACCCTCTGAAAAATTGGAGTCCACATCTAGCAAAGTGAAACAAGAAAAAGTCAAAGGAAAGGCCAGGCGGAAGGCCGCGGGAGCCGAGGGCTCCACCCTCGTGGACTACACCAG cacaaGTTCAACTGGAGGCAGCCCTGTGAGAAAATCTGAGGAAAAGACAGATACAAAGCGAACTGTCATCAAGACCATGGAAGAATACAATAATGACAACACGGCCCCTGCCGAGGATGTCATCATCATGATCCAGGTTCCTCAGTCCAAGTGGGACAAGGACGACTTTGAGTCGGAAGAAGAGGATGTTAAAGCCACACAGCCCGTGTCGAGTGTCGGGAAGCCTTCCAGCATCATCAAGAACGTCAGCACCAAGCCGGCAAACCCAGCCAAGTACCCCGAGAAGGACAGCGAGCCGGCAGAGAAGCTTCAGAAGCTCGCCAAGGAGATGAGCCATGAGCTCCTGCAGCACGAGGCCAAGGGTTCGAAGAGCGCTGTGTCCAGCGACAAAGGGAAAGGCAGAGACCGCGAGCACCCCGCACCGGAGAAGGACACCGCCGAGAAGAGGAGGGGCGGCGCCCCGGTGGAGAGGGACGGGGGCGCGGACCGCCCGACCGAGCAGGGACACGCGAAAGGCTCGTCTCAGTCTTCCAAAGAGACGCGGGCTTCAGAGAAGCACGATTCCTCCCGGGGGCCCTCCAGCAGAGACTTCACTCCCAGCAGAGACAAGAAGGCGGACTACGACAGCAGGGAGTACTCGAGCTCCAAACGCAGGGACGAGAGGGGTGAGCCAGCAAGGAGGAAAGACTCTCCTCCTCGGAGCAAGGACTCCGCGTCCGGACAGAAAACGAAGCCCCGGGAGGAGAGAGATTTGCCTAAAAAAGCAACAGGGGACTCCAAGAAAAGTGCTTCTAGTCCCTCGAGAGACAAAAAACCTCATGATCACAGTAAAGCCACTTACGATACTAAACGCTTAAGTGAGGAGACAAAGCCCGTGGATAAGAACCCTGGTAAGGATCGTGAGAAGCACGTGTCGGAAACGAGGAACAGCAAAGAGCCAGGCGGCAATAAGTTACTTCACATCCTTAACCCGCCGGACCCAGCAACGGAGAAGGAGCCGGCCCCTGGGCCCGGTGACAAGACGGACAAGAACGCCGCCAAGCCCAAAGCCCAGTCCAGCCACTCCTCGCGGCTGTCCTCCGACCTCACCAGAGAGACCGATGAGGCCGCCTTCGAACCAGACTATAACGAGAGCGACAGCGAGAGCAACACCTCGGTCAGAGAGGAGGACGCCTCCGCCAAGACGTCGAAGGAACCGAAGGAGAAGgtcgtggagaaggccagggcgaGCCCAGACCCTGCCTCCGCTGCTGCCGccaccaccacaaccaccaccGCCACTGGCCAGGCCACGGCCACGGCCGCCGGGGCCCAGAGCCAGAGCAGCCCGAGCGTCAGCCCCAGCAGAAGCCACAGCCCCTCCGGGAGCCAGACGCGAAGCCGCAGCAGCAGCGCCAGCTCCGCGGGCAGCCAGGAcagcaagaagaagaagaagaagaaggagaagaagaagcacAAGAAGCACAAGAAACACAAGAAGCATAAGAAGCACGCTGGCCCCGAAGCGGACTTGGAGAAGAGCCAGAAACACAAACACAAGAAGAAGAAGTCCAAGAAGAGCAAGGACAAGgacaaggagaaggagaaggagaaagacgACCAAAAAGCGAAATCTGCCCCGGCGTAG